Proteins from one Sabethes cyaneus chromosome 2, idSabCyanKW18_F2, whole genome shotgun sequence genomic window:
- the LOC128735989 gene encoding uncharacterized protein K02A2.6-like, whose amino-acid sequence MSATEQRYPQIDKEALAIVWAVKKFFHYLYARKFTLITDHKPLTQILHPEKSLPTLCISRMANYADYLAHFNFDVVYKPTSQNTNADYYSRIPSQTVQSDVNRLSLHEGRNNEDEFEQFSLHQIQQLPVRAEHIARESRKDTNLGRIIQELELGRNLMQLGYKAPEAKYTLVANCLLFEHRVVIPPTLRQTILNDLHVGHIGIVKMKGLARSFVYWPGIDADIENTARSCTECAQHASAPPKFNTHHWEYPNGPWERIHVDYAGPVAGSMLLIVVDAYSKWVEAKITNSTTTAATISLLDGLFAAYGAPITVVSDNSPQFTGEEFKSFLQRSGVKYHKLSAPYHPATNGQAERYVQTVKNALKSMGSTSNTLQANTNEFLQQYRKVPHSETGESPAKLFLGRNIRIRLDLVRPQDVSTKIAEKQRATFDSSFRSFTPGHHVYCLSGNPRMDKWIPGIVSARLEDLNYDIVYEGQHLKRHVDQIRRFHDNECSQQCTQSPSESSSNRTLQFPLNGTGEASRRTHFYRDIVTSPQFDRESSSSSESSSEGSDTPNGRFLTPNSSPGRSIEGLPPVLRRSERQSRPPRRYSP is encoded by the coding sequence ATGTCCGCCACCGAACAACGGTACCCACAAATCGACAAAGAAGCTCTCGCCATCGTTTGGGCGGTAAAGAAATTCTTCCACTACCTATACGCGCGTAAGTTCACGCTGATAACGGATCATAAGCCGCTTACGCAAATCCTCCATCCAGAAAAATCACTCCCTACGCTGTGTATTAGTCGAATGGCAAACTACGCCGATTACCTGGCTCACTTCAATTTCGACGTGGTCTACAAACCAACCAGTCAAAATACGAATGCCGACTACTACTCCAGAATCCCAAGCCAAACGGTACAATCTGATGTCAATCGCTTGTCTCTCCACGAGGGAAGAAATAACGAAGACGAGTTTGAACAGTTTTCCTTACATCAGATTCAGCAACTGCCAGTGCGAGCGGAACACATTGCACGTGAGTCACGAAAGGACACGAACCTTGGAAGGATCATTCAAGAACTGGAATTGGGACGAAATTTAATGCAGCTGGGTTACAAGGCACCGGAAGCAAAATACACCCTAGTTGCTAACTGTCTACTCTTTGAGCACCGTGTTGTCATACCACCTACTCTTCGGCAAACGATCTTGAACGACCTTCACGTGGGACACATTGGAATCGTCAAAATGAAGGGATTGGCACGTTCTTTCGTATACTGGCCAGGGATAGACGCCGACATCGAAAACACGGCAAGATCCTGTACGGAATGTGCACAACATGCATCAGCACCACCGAAATTCAACACACATCATTGGGAGTACCCGAACGGTCCATGGGAGCGAATACACGTCGACTACGCTGGCCCAGTGGCAGGTTCGATGCTACTAATCGTCGTCGACGCATATAGCAAATGGGTCGAAGCTAAAATCACCAACTCAACTACAACTGCTGCCACGATCAGTCTTCTCGATGGATTGTTTGCCGCCTACGGAGCACCAATAACAGTTGTATCGGACAACAGTCCTCAATTTACTGGCGAGGAATTCAAATCGTTTCTCCAGCGTAGCGGAGTGAAGTACCACAAGCTCTCTGCGCCCTACCATCCCGCAACAAACGGACAAGCCGAGCGCTACGTCCAGACTGTAAAAAATGCACTTAAGTCGATGGGATCAACCAGCAATACTCTGCAAGCCAACACCAACGAATTCCTGCAGCAGTATCGAAAAGTTCCTCATTCCGAAACCGGAGAATCACCAGCAAAGTTATTTCTTGGTCGAAACATCCGAATCCGGTTGGATCTCGTCAGACCACAGGATGTCAGCACGAAGATAGCGGAAAAACAACGAGCAACGTTTGACTCGTCGTTTCGTTCCTTCACACCGGGACATCACGTTTACTGCCTGTCGGGAAATCCTCGAATGGACAAGTGGATACCAGGAATTGTATCAGCTCGTCTGGAAGATCTCAACTACGACATTGTTTACGAAGGACAACATCTAAAACGTCATGTTGATCAAATTCGACGTTTCCACGACAACGAGTGCAGCCAGCAGTGCACCCAGTCTCCAAGTGAATCAAGCTCGAATAGAACCCTACAATTTCCACTGAATGGAACAGGTGAGGCATCTCGTCGTACACATTTTTATCGAGATATCGTGACGTCACCGCAATTCGACCGAGAATCAAGTTCATCGTCAGAATCGTCGTCTGAGGGATCCGACACACCAAATGGACGGTTCTTAACACCGAATAGCAGTCCAGGCCGGTCAATCGAAGGCTTACCACCAGTATTGCGTCGTTCGGAAAGACAAAGTCGCCCACCGCGTCGATATTCTCCATag